The Nocardia sp. NBC_01329 sequence TCCGGTCGCCGCCGGACACGCGCCGGGCCGCCTCCCCTACGAACTCGACGGCCCGGGCCTGATCGCCCACGCCGAAACGCTGCTGGCCGAACTGACGGTGCCGCCCGGATCCGAATCGAATGCCGACGCTATCGCCGTCGAAGACGAGCGATCCGAGGCGCCGGATATCGATCTGTCCGAACTCATACCCCAGCTGCGCCGCGACCTACCATGACCCGGATGCCGTCCACTCCTTCCTCGCCCCCGGCCGGGCGGTACGCGCCCAGCCCGTCCGGGGATCTGCACCTGGGCAATCTGCGCACCGCACTGCTGGCCTGGCTCTTCGCCCGCGGCAGCGGCCGCCGGTTCGTGCTGCGTGTAGACGATCTGGACCGGGTACGACCCGGCGCCGAGGAACGTCAGCTGGCCGACCTCGCCGCTCTCGGTCTCGACTGGGACGGTCCGGTGACCCATCAGTCGGATCGTCTCGACCACTACGCCGCGGCCGTGGACCGGCTCACTTCCGCCGGACTGACCTACGAATGCTTCTGCACCAGAAAGGAAATCCAGCAGGCCGTCACCGCCCCACACGGACCACTGGGCGCTTACCCCGGCACCTGTCGCGATCTCACCCCCGGCGAGCGCGCGCAGCGCCGCACCGCCGGACGGCCCGCCGCAGTGCGGCTGCGTTCGGCCCGTACAGATTTCGAGATCACCGATCGGCTGCGCGGCCGGTACCGAGGGCCGGTCGACGATTTCGTCCTGCGCCGCGGCGACGGAATCCCCGCCTACAACCTGACTGTCGTGATCGATGATGCCGAACAGGGTGTGGACCAGGTGGTTCGCGGTGACGATCTGCTGCCGTCCACACCTCGGCAGGCCTATCTGGCCACGCTGCTCGACCTCGGGATACCCGAGTACGCGCATGTTCCGCTGGTCCTCAACACCGAGGGCAAGCGACTGGCCAAACGCGACGGTGCGGTTACCCTGGCCGATCGTCTCGCGCGCGGGGAAACCGTGGCTCGAGTGGTGGGACTGCTGGCCGACTCACTCGGCCTCGCGGGCCGCGGCGCCGGTGAACTGCTCGCCGGTTTCGACCCCGACCGGCTGCCTCGTGCACCCTGGGTACTCGATCCCGACAGCTTGGTGGTCGCGGGCCGCTGTCCGTAACCTGGCCTGCGACCAGATCTCCGGATTTCGAGTTCAGGCAGGCGAGATGACCAGTGGCGGGTACGACCCCAGCAACCACCCCCAGCCCGGGCAGCCCTACGGGCAGCCCCCGCAGTACCCGCAGCCCGGGCAGTACGTCCCACAGCAGGAGCAGTACCAGCCGCAACCGGACCCGTACGCCCCGCCATACCAGCAGGGCGCACCGGCACAGCCCTATGGACAGCAGGCCCCACCGGCCGAGCCGGCCCCCCGGTACCAGCAGACGGTGTTTCCGCAGGCACAGTACGGAGGTCAGCAGTACGGGCAGTACCAGCCCGCGTTCGGGGTCCCCGGTAACCTGTGGCCACGGTTCGCCGCGCGGCTGATCGACAGTCTCATCATCGCGTTGCCGCTCGCACTGCTACTGAACTTCGTTCTCATGCCGAACCTGACGGGCCTCACCGGCCCCTCGGTCAGCTACGCGATCATCTTCGCGGTCACCCTGGTCTATTACGTGCTCATGGAATGGAAGAGCGGCGGCGCCACCCTCGGCAAGAAGATCCTGGGCCTCAAGGTCGTGGCGCCGGACGGGTCGCCCACCGTCGCGCCGCTCGTCTCGCTGAAGCGCAATATCTATCTGGCGGTACTGATCGTGCCCTGCGTGGGCTGGGTGGCCGGGGCCGCTCTCATGCTCTACATGGCCGCGACCCTGGACAAGAACCCGAACCGGCAGGGCTGGCACGACAAACTCGCGGGCGGCACCCAGGTCCTCGCGGCCTGAGTCACACCTACCGGATCACGCGCCGGCGGCGCTCGCGACGATCATCACCACGAACCAGAGGATCCCCAGGGCGATCAGGCCCACCCCGATCCAGATACCGGCGAGCGCCATCCCGCGGCCCTCCTGACCGCTGTCCTTGATCTGGTTGAGCGCGATGACGCCGAGGATGATCCCGACGATGGAGGTGGCACCGCAGGTCACGAAACCGGCCAGCGAAGTGACCAGTGAGGCGATCGACAGACCGTTCGTGCCGCGGTTGGCCGGATAACCGTAGGGCTGGTAGTTCGCCGGATAACCGGATCCCGCCGCACCGTAAGGCGAATAGGGTGGTGCCCCCGGATAGGGCGCGGCCGGGGGCGGGGTGCCGTAGGACGGGTGCCCGGGCGGCGGTGCGGGAGCCGCGGCCGGGGTCGAAGGGTACTGCGGTGCCGACGGATAGCTGGAGGGCCCGGACGGATGCTGCGCGGCAGCAGGGTCCGACGATACGCCCGACCCCCCGTACTGTTTCCACCACTCGTCGGATTCACCGGGGTTCGTCATGACAACAGCCTATTCGAGAGTTTGATTGGATAGTCGGGTGGAAGAGTCGAACAAAACACCCTTACCCGGCAAGTCTGGACACCCCGCGCCCGCACATGCGGCGTACGCACCGGTGGCGCGGGGGTATTACACACCGATCGTCGTACTGTTCACGGCAACTCTCATCGTCTCCAATATCTGCGCGACCAAGGGGGTGCAGTTCCTCTCCGGCAGTTCGCTGACCCTCGGACCTCTGGAGATCCTGCCGATCACCACCGACGCCGCGTTCTTCCTGTTCCCCCTCGCCTACATCCTCGGTGACGTCCTCAGCGAGGTCTACGGATTCCGTGCCACCCGGCACGCTGTCTTCTATGGTTTCGCCGCACTGCTGCTCACTGTTATCTGTTTCGCCGTAGCGATCCGGTTGCCCGCCGCGGGGTTCTACGAGAACCAGGAGGCCTTCCGTACCGTCATCGGCACCACACCGCAATTGGTTCTGGCCGGATTGGCCGGTTATGTGGTCGGCCAGCTGCTCAACTCCGCGACCTTGGTACTGATCAAGGAACGGACCCGGGAGAAGCACCTGTGGGCTCGGCTCATCGGTTCGACGGTGGTCGGCGAACTCGCCGATACGCTGATCTTCTGTTCGATCGCCGCGACGGCCATCGGCATCGACAGCTGGAGCCAATTCTTCAACTACGTGATCGTCGGATTCCTGTGGAAAACCCTGTGCGAGATCCTGGTCCTGCCGGTGACCTACCGGGTCATCGCGTGGCTGAAGAAACACGAGCCGACCTACGCACCGAGCGAGGCCGCCCCGCTGCGCTCTTGACCCGCCGACCGTTGTTCCCGGCCACCGCCGGGGCAACGGCCATTACGGCGCGGTGATCCGGCCCTTCCAGCGCCCCAGCGCTTCGGCACGGAACTCGTCGAAGTACCCGCCGTCGATACTGGCCCGGATACGGTCGACCAGCCGGATGGTGAACCGCTCGTTGTGGATCGTGCACAGCGTCGAGGCCAGCATCTCCTTGGCCTTGAACAGGTGGTGGATATACGCGCGGGTGTAATTCGCGCACGTGTAGCAGTCACAGGTTTCGTCGATCGGGGTGAAATCCCGTTTGAACCGGAGGGTGTCGATATTGAACCGGCCGGCCTCCACATAGATACCGCCGTTGCGTCCCACCCGGGACGGGTTCACACAGTCGAAGGTGTCCGCACCGGCCTCGATCGCGGCGAACATATCCTCCGGTTCGCTGATCCCGAGCATATGCCGGGGCTTGTCCTCCGGTAGTTCGTCGCAGCACCAGCCGACGATGGTACCCAGCGCGTGTTTCTCCAGCGCGCCGCCGATTCCGTAACCGTCGAAGCCGGTGCCCGCGGCACCCCGGATCTCGGCCAGGTCGCGGGAAGCCTTGCGCCGCAGGTCCTCGTACTGCGCACCCTGCACCACCGCGAACAGCGCTTGGTAGGGCCGGTGGGCGCGTTCGGCGGTGAGCCGTTCGTGCTCATCGATGCACCGCTGCGCCCACTGGTGCGTGCGCTGGACCGACTTCTCCTGGTAGCCACGGGTGTTCATCAAGGTGGTGAGCTCGTCGAACGCGAACATGATGTCCGCGCCCAGCTGATGCTGGATACCCATCGAGACCTCGGGGGTGAAACGATGCCTCGACCCGTTCAGATGCGAGCGGAAGGTCACCCCGTCGTCGTCCACGGTCGCCAGGCGTTCTTTGCCCTTGGCGATCACCTCGTCGCTGCGCACATCGACGGTCTCCATGGCCAGGACCTTCTTGAACCCCACGCCCAGCGACATGACCTGGAAACCGCCGCTGTCGGTGAAGGTGGGACCCGGCCAGTTCATGAAGGCCGCCAGACCACCGGCCTCGTCGACGATATCCGGGCCGGGCTGCAGGTACAGGTGGTATGCGTTGGCCAGGACCGCCTGCGCGCCCAGTTCGCGCACCGCCTCCGGCAGCACCGCTTTCACGGTCGCCTTGGTTCCCACCGGGACGAACGCCGGGGTGGCGACGGTTCCGTGCGGGGTCTGCAGCACCCCGGTGCGGCCGTGCCGCCCCTCGAGGCGGGTACCGATGCTGAACGAGAAACCGACGCCATCCGACACGGCCGTCATCCTCTCAGGCAGTGCCCATCAGGCATGAGCGAGGGCCCTGCGTGGTTACGCTTCGCTACCTACTACAGGCCTGACTCGCCCATCCCGGGACTATCAAGCATGAGCGAGGGCTCTACGCGGTTACGCTTCGCTGCCTACTTCGGGCCTGACTCGCCCATGCCGGGATCAGGCCTCGACCGCGGCGGCCGCGAACTGCGCATTGTAGAGGCGGTAGTACGGTCCCTGCTGCTCCAGCAGGTTCTCGTGTGTGCCCGTCTCCACGATCCGGCCCGCTTCCATCACCACGATCAGATCCGCGTCGCGGATGGTCGACAGCCGGTGCGCGATGACGAAGCTGGTCCGGTCCCGGCGCAGTTCCGCGGTGGCCTGCTGGACCAGCAGTTCGGTGCGGGTATCGACCGAACTCGTGGCCTCGTCCAGTACCAGGATGGCCGGTTTGGACAGGAACGCACGCGCGATGGTGATGAGCTGTTTCTCACCGGCGCTCACTCCGGTGCCCTCTTCGTCGATGACGGTGTCGTATCCGTCCGGCAGCGCGTGCACGAAACGGTCCACATAGGCCGCACGCGCGGCGGTGAGGATATCGTCGGCGTCCGCGCTCGGATCACCGTAGGAGATATTTTCCCGGATGGTGCCCTTGAACAGCCAGGTGTCCTGCAGCACCATCCCGATCCGGGAGCGCAGCTGTGCGCGGCTCAATGCGGTGATATCGACCCCGTCGATGGTGATGGCACCGGAATCCAGTTCGTAGAACCGCAGCAGCAGATTCACCAGGGTGGTCTTTCCCGCACCGGTGGGCCCGACGATCGCGACCACATGCCCCGGTTCGGCGACCAGCGAGAGGTGCTCGATCACCGGGGTCTCCGGTTCGTAGCGGAAGGAGACGTCGTCGAACTCCACCAGACCGCGTTCGGGCGGGCGGGCGATCTGCTTCGCCGGGTCGGGGCTCTGTTCGGGGGCGTCGAGAATCTCGAAGATCCGCTCCGCCGAGGCGACCCCCGACTGCAGCAGATTCGCCATCGCACCGATCTGGGTCAGCGGCTGGCTGAACTGGCGCGAGTACTGGATGAAGGCCTGCACCTCACCGAGTGACAACTGACCGGAGGCCACCCGAAGTCCGCCGATCAGCGCGACCAGCACATAGTTGACGTTACCGAGGAACATCGACGCGGGCATGATCAGGCCGGAGATGAACTGCGCCTTGAAACTGGACTCGAACAAACGGTTGTTGCGCTGGTCGAATTCGGCGCCGACCTGCTTGCTGCGGCCGAACGCGGTGACGACCTCGTGCCCGGTGAAAGCCTCCTCGACCTGGGCGTTCACCAGGCCGGTGTATTTCCACTGGTCGACGAAATGCGGTTTGGACCGTTTGGCGATCTGGGCGGTCACCACGATCACCGCGGGCACCGTCAGCAGTGCGACCAGGGCCAGCAGCCAGGAGATCCAGAACATCATCCCGAGGATGCCGATCACGGTGAGCACCGAGACGAGCAGCTGACTCATGGTCTGCTGCAGGCTCTGCGAGACGTTGTCCACATCGTTGGTGACCCGGCTGAGCACATCACCGCGGGGGGCGGAATCGAAGTAGCTCAGCGGCAGCCGGTGGATCTTGTCCTCGACATCGGATCGCAGCCGTTTGATGACGCGGTTGATCACGTCGTTGAGAAGGAATGCCTGCAACCAGCCGAATATCGCCGCACCGAGGTAGAGCGCGAGCACTACGGTCAGCACCCGGCCGACCTGGTGGAAGTCGATGCCGACACCGGGTACGACATCCATCCCGGACAGCATGTCGGCCATGGTGTTCTGGCCCTGGGCGCGCAGTCCGGCGATCGCCTCGTCTTTGCTCAGCCCCGCGGGCAGCTGCCGGCCGACGACGCCGTCGAAGATCAGGTTCGTGGCCTGGCCGAGGAGGTAGGGGCCGGCGATGTTCAGCACCACCGAGACGATGCCCAGCCCGATGATCACACTCACCAGCCCGCGCTCCGGCACGAGCCGCCGCACCAGCCGCTTCAGCGACGGTTTGAACGATTTGGGTTTGGCGTCCGGAGCTCCCATCGGCATCCCCGGCCTCATAGCGCCTCCTCCGGAGCGAGTACATGCGGTCCGCGGAGGCCGCAGCGAAGGCGGAGGTATCGCATCATAGCGCCTCCTCCGAAACGAGTACATGCGGTCCGCGGAGGCCGCAGCGAAGGCGGAGGTATCGCATCTTCACACCTCCTCCACACTCAGCTGGGATTCGACGATCTCGCGATACTCCGCGCAATCGCGCAGCAGTTCCTCATGGGTACCGGTACCCGCCATCTCACCGTCTTCCAGAACCACGATCCGATCGGCATCGCGAATGGTGGCGATCCGCTGGGCGACGATGATCACCGCGGCGTTGCGGGTCGCCGGGCGCAGGGCCGCGCGCAGCCGTGCGTCGGTGGCCACGTCCAACGCGGAGAACGAATCGTCGAACAGGTAGACCCGTGGCTGCCGGACCAGTGCTCGCGCGATGGCCAGCCGCTGCCGCTGCCCGCCCGATACCGTCGTACCGCCCTGCGCGACCGGGGTCTCGAGGCCCTGGGGCATGGCCCGCACGAAATCGGCGGCCTGGGCGATCTCGAGGCAGCGCCACAGCTGCTCGTCCGTGGCGTCCGGATCGCCGTAGCGCAGGTTGCTCGCCACCGTCCCCGAGAACAGATACGCCTTCTGTGGAACCAGGCCGATCTGCGCCCGCAACTCGGCCAGATCGAGATCGCGCACATCGGTGCCGCCGATCTCGATCGAACCCTCGGTGACATCCATGAGGCGTGGGATCAGGTTCAGCAAGGTGGTCTTACCGGAACCGGTGGAGCCGACGACGGCCGTGGTTTCGCCGGGACGTGCTCGGAAATCGATCCGGCACAGCACCGGTTTCTCCGCGCCCGGGAAGCTGAATGCGATATCGCGCACCCGCACTTCGGCCGGGTCGCCGCGAAACGCCGTCGGTTGTTCCGGCGAACGCACCGAGGATTCGGTGTCGAGTACCTCGGAGATCCGGTCGGCCGAGACGGCCGCGCGCGGCGCCATCATGGCCAGGAAGGAGGCCATCATGACGGCCATCAGGATCTGCATGATGTAGGAGAGCAGCGCGGTCAGCGAGCCGATCTGCATCGCGCCCGCGTCGATCGCCTTACCGCCGAACCAGATCACCGCCACCGAAGTGACGTTGCTGATCAGCATGACCGTCGGGAACATCAGTGCCATCAACCGGCCCACTCGCAGCGAGACATCGGTGAGGTCGGTGTTGGCCACCCCGAACCGCCAGGTCTCGAGCGGTTCCCGGACGAAGGCGCGGACCACACGGATACCGGTGATCTGCTCGCGCAACACCCGGTTGACCTCGTCGAGCCTGGCCTGCATCTGCCGGAAGGCGGGCACCATCCGGGCGATGATCAGCCCCATGCTCAGCGCGAGGGCCGGCACCGCGATGAGCAGGAGCCAGGACAGGCCGAAGTCCTCACGCAGCGCCATGACGATGCCGCCGATGCACATGATCGGCGCCATCACCGCCACGGTCGAGGCCATGACGATGAGCAACTGCACCTGCTGGACATCGTTGGTGTTTCGGGTGATCAGCGAGGGCGCGCCGTACATTCCGATCTCACGGGCCGAGAAGGTACTCACCCGGTGCAGCAGCGCCCCGCGCAGATCCCGGCCCGCGCTCATCGCGGCCTGCGCGGCCAGGAAGACCGAGGACGCCGATGCGATGATCTGCACGCCGGAGACCAGCAGCATGCGCAGCCCGGCAGTCCAGATGTAGCCGATATCGCCTTTGGTGACGCCTTCGTCGATGAGGTCGGCGTTCAGGCTCGGCAGGTACAGCATCGCGATCACCGAGATCAGCTGCAGTACCACGATCCCGGTCAACTGTTTCCGGTAGGGAACCAGGAAACCACGGAGCAGTCGGATCAACATGATGATCGAACGCTACCGTCCGCGCCGGTGGGGCGCCCCGTCATTTTTCCCGGGTCCGGGAGGTGCGGTTCGCGGCGCGCCCAGGCACCGGGATCGGCGGTCAACGTGCCGATGAATTCCGGCAGTCCGTTCGCGGCGATATCGGCCAGGCTCACGTTCTCCAGTACCGCGCGCAGGTTCACCCGCAGCGCGATCCACACCTGTCGCAGCGGTTCGGCCACCCCCGTGTACTGCACTTCTTCCGGTCGCAGTCCGCGGACCGAGGCGAGCGGGCCCTCGAGCGCGCGGATCACGTCGGCGATCGAGATATCGGCAGCCGGCCGGGCCAGCCGGTAACCACCGTCGGGACCGCGCCGGCTGGTCACCAGTCCGGCCCGGCGCAGTTCGGCCAGGACGCTCTCGAGCACCTTCGGTGGAATGCGTTGAGCTGCCGCGATGGATTCTGCTTTCACCGCGACAGCCTGATCGGATGCCGTGATCTCGAGCAGTGTCCGCACGGCATGATCCACCTTTGCGGTGATGTGCACGACTGACCTGACCTTTCGTGTGCCGGGGCACGATGACGCGACAAACCTAGTCGTCGCCGGGTTGCAGCGTCGCGAGCGCCGCGTCCAGCAACGTCGCCTCCACCACATCATCACCCGCGTCTTGGACGATCTTGTTCGAGAACAGTGCGACGCTGAGAATTTCCATCGCCGCACTGGCGCGGAGCAACTGCACAGTGGTGGGCTCGGGTCCGGCCAGCCAATCGCGCAATACCTGCCCGACCTCGATTATCACTGGAAACTGGTCGGCCAGCGCGTTGGCGAGCGGCACCGCATTGTTTACCCACATCTCCCCGGCGTCGCGGTGCCGAATCATGGCCCGGAGGTAGGTCCGCAGGACGGTCCGGCGTCCTGCGGCGTCCGGGGTGAGTCGTTCTACCTCGTCGGCGAGCGCGCGCATTTCGTCGAGGAGGGGGTTGACGATGGCTGTGAGCAGTTCCAGCTTCGAGGCGAAGTGATAGTAGAGCGACGGCTTGGTAATTCCGACCGCATCAGCGATTTCGCGCAGGCTCGTCTCTTCGTAACCCTTGGCCACGAACAGCCGCACGGCGGCCTCTCGGATAGCCTTCTTGGTGTCTCGACCTGCAGTAACGTGGTCGCCAGATCTGCGATTCGCCATTTCTGCCCTTCTCGTTCTCCGGTGACAGGTTCGATCGGCACCGGAAGTCGAGCTTGTTCCTCCGCTTAACCTACCGGTAGCCTACCTACCGTACGGTAGATACAACTGACGTCCACCGTGTAGGCGGATTTACCGGCTTCGGGCCCGCGAAAGCGTCCGGCTCCCACAGCTTCTGTCCGCGATAGGGACGTCGGCCGTCAGTTCGTCACAGCTCAGATGACCAAACCGTCCCGGCATCGCTAGGAGAAAACCCTCGTGTCCGTATTCCTGTACAGATGGGGAAAGTTCGCTTTCCGCCGGAAGTGGATAGTGCTGCCTGTCTGGGCGCTGATAGTGGTGCTACTCGGTGGTGCGGCCGCCACGCTGTCCAAACCGTTCCAGGACAGCTTCGAGATGCCGGGACTACCGTCGGAGCGGGCCACCGCGATTCTCGAGGAACATATGCCACAGATGGCCTCGATGTTCAGCATCGACGCCATCAACGGCACCTATGTGGTCGCCTCCCGGAACGGCACCCTGGCCGACGAACCCAACAAGACCGCACTCGACGTGATGGTCCAGCGCCTGAACGAGCTGGATATCGTCGATCACACCGAGAAGATCGTCGATCCGGTCACGGCCACGTCGATGATGCCCGCGAGCCGAGAGGCCGCGCAGGAGCAAGCGCAGGCCGCGGCCGACCTCGCCCCGGGCGAGACTCCGCCGACCCCGGAGCCGAATTGCCTCGACGGCAGGGACTCGCCCGACTTCAAGGGCCTCTGCGGCGGCGCCCCCTTGAATGTGCTGAACGAGAACGCACCGCAAACCGTCGCCGTGATCGACGCGAAATTCACGATGCCGACCTTCTCCGATGTCACCGAGGAACACCGGCAGGCCGCCGAGGCCATCGCCCAGGAAGGCCGTAACGCCGGCCTGACCGTCGAACTGACCGGCGCCATCGCCCAGGCCCAGCCCGAATCCGGCCAGGCCGAGATGATCGGCATCGGGGTCGCGCTGGTCGTCATGATCATCGCCTTCGGCGCCATCGTCGCGGCATTCGTCCCGATCGTCACCGGTATCGTCGGCGTGGCCTGCGCGGGCGCACTCCTGCTGACCGGTACCTCGCTGACCGAGGTGCCGACCTTCACCCCCATCCTGGCCTCGATGATCGGCCTGGCGCTGTCCATCGACTACGCCCTCTTCATCGTCTCCCGGTACAAACACGAACTGGTGGTTCAGGACTCCCCCGAGGAAGCCGCCGGCGTCGCTGTCGGTACCGCCGGGTCGGCTGTGGTGTTCGCCGGGTTGACCGTCGTGATCGCACTGCTGGGCCTTTCGGTGGTCGGGATCTCGTTTCTCACGGCAATGGGTATCGGTGGCGCTATCGCCGCCGCTTTCGCGGTGGCCGCCGCCATCACACTCTTGCCCGCCATGCTCGGCGCGCTGGGCAAAGCGCTGTTCAAGCCGAAGCTGCCGCTGGTCGCCCGGCACGATCCCGAGGACGACGATTCGATCACCAACGGCATGCGTTTCGCCCGGTTGATAGCCCGGGTGCCGGTGTTGACGCTGGTCGCCAGCGCGCTCGTACTCGGCGCGCTCGCCGCCCCGGCCACCCAATTGAATTTGGGTCTGCCCGGCGGCGACAGCATGCCGGAGGATTCCTCGGTCCGTAAGGCCTACGAACTACAGACCGAGGGTTTCGGTGAGGGGAAGAACGGCGCACTCGTCGTGGCGGTCGACCTCTCCGAAACCCCGCAAGATCAGCGTGACTCCGCACTGACGGCACTGCGCGACCAACTGGCGAGCTACGACGGCGTGGACTACCTGAGCGTCGCCCAGCCCAGCCCGGACGGACAGGCGGCACTGTTCCAGGTGGTCCCGGAGTCCGGTCCGAACAGTGCCGAAACCCAGGATCTGGTCGAGCGCGCCCGCGATGCGGAATCCGCGCTGAAAGACCGGTACGGCATGGAATACGGAGTCACCGGCCAGACCGCCATCTACGCCGACGTCAACAGTGTGCTGCTCACCAGCATCGTTCCGTACCTGGCGATCGTCGCGGCGGCCGCGTTCGTGCTGCTGCTGCTGGTCTTCCGGTCCATCCTGGTCCCGCTCACCGCCGCGCTGGGCTTCCTGCTCTCGATGGCCGCGACCTTCGGCGTGACGGTACTGATCTTCCAGGAGGGCGCCTTCGGCCTGGTGAAGGACACCCATCCGATCATCAGCTTCCTGCCCATCGTGCTGATCGGCCTGGTGTTCGGTCTGGCGATGGACTACCAGGTCTTCCTGGTGACCCGGATGCGCGAGGAATATGTGCACGGCAAGAGCCCGAAGGAGGCGATGATCAGCGGCTACCACCACGGAGCCCGGGTCGTCACCGCGGCTGCGATCATCATGATCTCGGTCTTCGGCGGCTTCATGCTCTCGCCGGACATCACCTCGAAGTCCATGGGCTTCGCACTGGCGGCAGGCGTTTTCTTCGACGCCTTCCTGGTACGAATGGTGCTGATCCCGTCGCTGCTGGCGCTACTGGGCAAATGGGCCTGGTGGATGCCGGCCTGGCTGGACCGGATCCTGCCGGATATCGACGTCGAGGGCGCGAAGCTGCGGGAGGTCCAGCAGCGCGAGAAGCCCGCGGCGGTCGAGTCCGAACCCGCGGGAGTCTGATCCCCGGCACGTGCGCGAACGGCCGGCGTCCGCCCGGACGCCGGCCGTTCCGGTCCGGCCTCAGCGCCAGGCGGGCACTTCCGGCAACGGCCGGGACAGCGCTGCGTCGGCCCCGCGGCCGAGCAGCCAGGCCAGCAGCGCCGATGCCGGTCCCGACACGACCTGTTCGGGCTCACCCGCCCCGATGATCGCCGTGAAACCGGAATCGGTCGCGTCGATCCCGAAGGGCCGGACCCCCGGGCGCGCACCCAGATCGACGGCAGCCTCGGCGAGTAGTTCCGCGACGAAATCCGACGGCCACTGCGCGGGGGTGTAACCGGCGTCCAAGTCGACGTGATGGATCAGCACCTCCTGCAACCGCATCCACGGAATCCGGGTCGCCTCGACCGGCGTGCCCTGCCTGGTGCGGATCTCGGTCCGCCACTGCTCGACGGTGAGCACCCCGGCCATTCCGGACAGCCGCGCGGCCGACT is a genomic window containing:
- a CDS encoding DUF4190 domain-containing protein, with the translated sequence MTNPGESDEWWKQYGGSGVSSDPAAAQHPSGPSSYPSAPQYPSTPAAAPAPPPGHPSYGTPPPAAPYPGAPPYSPYGAAGSGYPANYQPYGYPANRGTNGLSIASLVTSLAGFVTCGATSIVGIILGVIALNQIKDSGQEGRGMALAGIWIGVGLIALGILWFVVMIVASAAGA
- the gluQRS gene encoding tRNA glutamyl-Q(34) synthetase GluQRS, with the translated sequence MTRMPSTPSSPPAGRYAPSPSGDLHLGNLRTALLAWLFARGSGRRFVLRVDDLDRVRPGAEERQLADLAALGLDWDGPVTHQSDRLDHYAAAVDRLTSAGLTYECFCTRKEIQQAVTAPHGPLGAYPGTCRDLTPGERAQRRTAGRPAAVRLRSARTDFEITDRLRGRYRGPVDDFVLRRGDGIPAYNLTVVIDDAEQGVDQVVRGDDLLPSTPRQAYLATLLDLGIPEYAHVPLVLNTEGKRLAKRDGAVTLADRLARGETVARVVGLLADSLGLAGRGAGELLAGFDPDRLPRAPWVLDPDSLVVAGRCP
- a CDS encoding queuosine precursor transporter, translating into MEESNKTPLPGKSGHPAPAHAAYAPVARGYYTPIVVLFTATLIVSNICATKGVQFLSGSSLTLGPLEILPITTDAAFFLFPLAYILGDVLSEVYGFRATRHAVFYGFAALLLTVICFAVAIRLPAAGFYENQEAFRTVIGTTPQLVLAGLAGYVVGQLLNSATLVLIKERTREKHLWARLIGSTVVGELADTLIFCSIAATAIGIDSWSQFFNYVIVGFLWKTLCEILVLPVTYRVIAWLKKHEPTYAPSEAAPLRS
- the tgt gene encoding tRNA guanosine(34) transglycosylase Tgt; this translates as MTAVSDGVGFSFSIGTRLEGRHGRTGVLQTPHGTVATPAFVPVGTKATVKAVLPEAVRELGAQAVLANAYHLYLQPGPDIVDEAGGLAAFMNWPGPTFTDSGGFQVMSLGVGFKKVLAMETVDVRSDEVIAKGKERLATVDDDGVTFRSHLNGSRHRFTPEVSMGIQHQLGADIMFAFDELTTLMNTRGYQEKSVQRTHQWAQRCIDEHERLTAERAHRPYQALFAVVQGAQYEDLRRKASRDLAEIRGAAGTGFDGYGIGGALEKHALGTIVGWCCDELPEDKPRHMLGISEPEDMFAAIEAGADTFDCVNPSRVGRNGGIYVEAGRFNIDTLRFKRDFTPIDETCDCYTCANYTRAYIHHLFKAKEMLASTLCTIHNERFTIRLVDRIRASIDGGYFDEFRAEALGRWKGRITAP
- a CDS encoding RrF2 family transcriptional regulator, whose amino-acid sequence is MHITAKVDHAVRTLLEITASDQAVAVKAESIAAAQRIPPKVLESVLAELRRAGLVTSRRGPDGGYRLARPAADISIADVIRALEGPLASVRGLRPEEVQYTGVAEPLRQVWIALRVNLRAVLENVSLADIAANGLPEFIGTLTADPGAWARREPHLPDPGKMTGRPTGADGSVRSSC
- a CDS encoding ABC transporter ATP-binding protein — translated: MLIRLLRGFLVPYRKQLTGIVVLQLISVIAMLYLPSLNADLIDEGVTKGDIGYIWTAGLRMLLVSGVQIIASASSVFLAAQAAMSAGRDLRGALLHRVSTFSAREIGMYGAPSLITRNTNDVQQVQLLIVMASTVAVMAPIMCIGGIVMALREDFGLSWLLLIAVPALALSMGLIIARMVPAFRQMQARLDEVNRVLREQITGIRVVRAFVREPLETWRFGVANTDLTDVSLRVGRLMALMFPTVMLISNVTSVAVIWFGGKAIDAGAMQIGSLTALLSYIMQILMAVMMASFLAMMAPRAAVSADRISEVLDTESSVRSPEQPTAFRGDPAEVRVRDIAFSFPGAEKPVLCRIDFRARPGETTAVVGSTGSGKTTLLNLIPRLMDVTEGSIEIGGTDVRDLDLAELRAQIGLVPQKAYLFSGTVASNLRYGDPDATDEQLWRCLEIAQAADFVRAMPQGLETPVAQGGTTVSGGQRQRLAIARALVRQPRVYLFDDSFSALDVATDARLRAALRPATRNAAVIIVAQRIATIRDADRIVVLEDGEMAGTGTHEELLRDCAEYREIVESQLSVEEV
- a CDS encoding ABC transporter ATP-binding protein — its product is MRPGMPMGAPDAKPKSFKPSLKRLVRRLVPERGLVSVIIGLGIVSVVLNIAGPYLLGQATNLIFDGVVGRQLPAGLSKDEAIAGLRAQGQNTMADMLSGMDVVPGVGIDFHQVGRVLTVVLALYLGAAIFGWLQAFLLNDVINRVIKRLRSDVEDKIHRLPLSYFDSAPRGDVLSRVTNDVDNVSQSLQQTMSQLLVSVLTVIGILGMMFWISWLLALVALLTVPAVIVVTAQIAKRSKPHFVDQWKYTGLVNAQVEEAFTGHEVVTAFGRSKQVGAEFDQRNNRLFESSFKAQFISGLIMPASMFLGNVNYVLVALIGGLRVASGQLSLGEVQAFIQYSRQFSQPLTQIGAMANLLQSGVASAERIFEILDAPEQSPDPAKQIARPPERGLVEFDDVSFRYEPETPVIEHLSLVAEPGHVVAIVGPTGAGKTTLVNLLLRFYELDSGAITIDGVDITALSRAQLRSRIGMVLQDTWLFKGTIRENISYGDPSADADDILTAARAAYVDRFVHALPDGYDTVIDEEGTGVSAGEKQLITIARAFLSKPAILVLDEATSSVDTRTELLVQQATAELRRDRTSFVIAHRLSTIRDADLIVVMEAGRIVETGTHENLLEQQGPYYRLYNAQFAAAAVEA
- a CDS encoding RDD family protein — encoded protein: MTSGGYDPSNHPQPGQPYGQPPQYPQPGQYVPQQEQYQPQPDPYAPPYQQGAPAQPYGQQAPPAEPAPRYQQTVFPQAQYGGQQYGQYQPAFGVPGNLWPRFAARLIDSLIIALPLALLLNFVLMPNLTGLTGPSVSYAIIFAVTLVYYVLMEWKSGGATLGKKILGLKVVAPDGSPTVAPLVSLKRNIYLAVLIVPCVGWVAGAALMLYMAATLDKNPNRQGWHDKLAGGTQVLAA